In Rahnella aquatilis CIP 78.65 = ATCC 33071, the following are encoded in one genomic region:
- a CDS encoding GNAT family N-acetyltransferase yields MDGLIIDILNEDAEYNLADFDCGETSLNVFLSDHLRRQHNGKILRGYVLQTQDNVPKVLGYYTLSGSCFERATLPSKTQQKKVPYHNVPSVTLGRLAIDKSLHKQGYGSMLVTHAMRVVYRASLAVGVHGLFVEALNDKAKNFYISLGFTALVGENENSLFYPTTSIEKLFPEG; encoded by the coding sequence GTGGACGGCCTGATAATAGATATTCTTAACGAGGACGCCGAGTACAATCTGGCTGACTTCGACTGCGGTGAAACGTCCTTGAATGTGTTTTTAAGTGATCATTTAAGACGACAACATAATGGGAAAATTTTACGTGGCTATGTTCTTCAAACCCAAGATAATGTCCCCAAAGTTTTAGGTTACTACACGTTATCGGGCAGTTGCTTTGAAAGAGCAACGCTGCCGTCTAAGACACAGCAGAAGAAAGTGCCTTACCATAACGTTCCCAGCGTCACTCTGGGCCGTTTAGCGATAGATAAATCACTTCACAAACAAGGCTATGGTTCTATGCTAGTTACGCACGCTATGCGGGTTGTTTATCGTGCATCTTTAGCTGTTGGTGTCCATGGGCTCTTTGTCGAGGCACTTAATGATAAGGCTAAGAATTTCTATATTAGTTTGGGTTTCACAGCTTTAGTAGGTGAGAATGAAAACTCCTTGTTTTATCCGACGACATCTATTGAGAAACTATTTCCCGAAGGATGA
- a CDS encoding MarR family transcriptional regulator, which translates to MHNTSAISGDKLPLGLLIHLANQFKDQIISEYFAGANITAQQFKVLISIYKGFYSPVEISKNLVMDAGGMSRMVDRMVKRELIARTPNPQDKRQVILTLTDEGQALCERFEKDAQTSIMGNLTARLTPGESRLLVELITKMLPDDITAPHR; encoded by the coding sequence ATGCACAATACTTCCGCTATTAGCGGCGATAAATTACCCCTTGGTTTGCTTATCCACCTCGCGAACCAGTTCAAAGACCAGATCATCAGCGAGTACTTTGCCGGTGCGAATATCACTGCACAACAATTCAAGGTATTGATTAGTATATATAAAGGTTTTTACAGCCCTGTTGAAATCAGCAAAAATTTGGTGATGGACGCCGGTGGCATGAGTCGCATGGTCGACCGTATGGTAAAGCGGGAACTGATTGCACGTACCCCGAACCCGCAGGATAAACGCCAGGTGATTCTGACGTTGACTGACGAAGGTCAGGCCCTGTGCGAACGTTTTGAGAAAGATGCGCAGACCTCAATCATGGGCAATCTCACCGCACGCCTTACTCCCGGGGAATCCCGCTTACTGGTAGAGCTCATTACAAAAATGCTCCCGGACGACATCACCGCACCTCATCGCTAA
- a CDS encoding alpha/beta hydrolase translates to MFKKSFTTLALSLVLSVYAQSSMAAPVKNIVLVHGAFVDGSGWDPVARILNKAGYNVSIVQEPQTSLADDVAATRRVLALQSGKSLLVGHSYAGMIISDAGNDPSVAGLVYIAAFQPEQGESLLSLAKKYPPAAQSITETPDHFLYIKPENFHADFAADLPVKETNLLAQSQLMPAVAAFTAPAGVPAWKTKPSWAVVATQDRAINPELERFMAKRAHSTVTELKGNHAIYASQPEKIATLIEKAALSLSQ, encoded by the coding sequence ATGTTTAAGAAATCGTTTACTACTCTGGCTTTAAGCCTGGTTCTGTCTGTTTATGCTCAGTCTTCAATGGCTGCGCCGGTAAAAAACATCGTTCTGGTACATGGCGCTTTTGTTGATGGTTCAGGTTGGGATCCGGTGGCTCGCATTCTGAATAAAGCAGGCTACAACGTGTCGATTGTTCAGGAGCCGCAAACCTCGCTGGCTGATGATGTCGCTGCGACTCGACGCGTTCTGGCATTACAAAGTGGTAAATCACTGCTGGTTGGCCATAGCTACGCCGGGATGATCATCAGTGACGCGGGAAATGATCCCTCTGTTGCCGGTCTGGTTTACATCGCAGCGTTCCAGCCGGAGCAAGGTGAATCATTGCTGAGTCTGGCCAAAAAATATCCGCCAGCCGCTCAGTCAATTACTGAAACGCCAGATCACTTCCTTTATATCAAACCGGAAAATTTCCATGCGGACTTTGCAGCTGACTTGCCCGTCAAAGAAACAAATCTGTTGGCGCAATCTCAACTCATGCCTGCAGTAGCAGCATTCACTGCCCCGGCAGGCGTTCCTGCATGGAAAACGAAGCCTAGCTGGGCCGTGGTGGCGACGCAGGATCGTGCTATTAATCCAGAACTGGAGCGCTTCATGGCTAAACGTGCGCACAGCACCGTCACTGAATTGAAAGGCAACCATGCTATTTACGCATCACAACCGGAAAAAATTGCGACCCTGATCGAAAAAGCGGCACTAAGTTTATCTCAGTAA
- a CDS encoding tyrosine-type recombinase/integrase produces MGKLSPINPILPVIQAEEDVLARLKEFVQDKEAFSPNTWRQLMSVMRICHRWSTENSRSFLPMLASDLRDYLNWLQENGRASSTIATHGSLISMLHRNAGLTPPNTSPLVFRAVKKINRVAVVEGERTGQAVPFRLEDLLKLDALWSDSILLRQKRDLAFLHVAYSTLLRISELARLRVRDISRAPDGRIILNVSYTKTIVQTGGLIKSLSSQSSRRLSEWLSVSGISAEPDAFLFCPVHRSGSATLSIARPLSTPAMESIFAQAWRTIGAGEAIIPNKGRYTAWTGHSARVGAAQDMAGRGYAVAQIMQEGTWKKPETLMRYIRNLQAHEGAMIDIMEKSTLHHNDKK; encoded by the coding sequence ATGGGCAAGTTATCACCAATTAACCCGATACTGCCTGTTATCCAGGCGGAAGAAGATGTTCTGGCCAGGCTGAAGGAATTTGTTCAGGACAAGGAGGCTTTTTCACCCAATACCTGGCGACAGTTGATGAGCGTTATGCGGATCTGCCACAGGTGGTCGACAGAAAATAGCCGTTCATTTTTGCCCATGCTTGCGTCAGACCTTCGTGATTACCTGAACTGGCTGCAAGAGAACGGCCGAGCCTCTTCAACAATTGCGACGCATGGCTCATTGATTTCGATGTTACACCGTAACGCCGGTCTTACACCGCCAAACACTTCCCCACTGGTTTTCCGGGCGGTGAAAAAGATAAATCGTGTTGCGGTTGTCGAGGGTGAACGAACTGGCCAGGCTGTGCCCTTTCGTCTTGAGGATCTGCTTAAGCTGGATGCATTATGGTCTGACTCGATTTTGCTTCGCCAAAAACGGGATCTTGCATTCCTGCATGTCGCTTACAGTACCCTGCTGCGTATCAGTGAGCTAGCCCGCCTCCGTGTTCGTGATATCTCCCGGGCGCCGGATGGCAGGATTATCCTTAATGTGAGTTATACCAAGACTATTGTTCAGACAGGTGGACTGATCAAATCTCTCAGTTCGCAGTCCTCCCGCCGGCTGTCGGAATGGTTGTCGGTGTCAGGTATCAGCGCTGAACCCGATGCCTTCCTCTTTTGTCCGGTTCACCGTTCGGGAAGTGCAACTCTTTCAATCGCCCGTCCGCTGAGCACGCCGGCGATGGAATCTATTTTCGCACAGGCCTGGCGTACGATTGGAGCAGGTGAAGCTATCATTCCAAACAAAGGGCGCTATACAGCCTGGACTGGTCACAGTGCCCGCGTAGGCGCTGCACAGGATATGGCGGGACGTGGCTATGCTGTCGCTCAGATTATGCAGGAAGGAACCTGGAAAAAGCCTGAAACATTAATGCGTTATATCCGTAATCTTCAGGCGCATGAAGGGGCGATGATTGATATCATGGAAAAAAGCACTCTCCATCATAACGATAAAAAATAG
- a CDS encoding GNAT family N-acetyltransferase, whose translation MSLKLSAPEPLTTEHILDAFGCGESTLDEWLKRRALTNHLNGASRTFVVATHDKSIVGYYALAAGAVLHREATGSVRRNMPDPVPVIVLGRLAVDLRTQGLKLGASLLQDAVLRVHSIAENTGVRALLVHALHEPAKQFYEHYGFTSSPINPMTLMLRI comes from the coding sequence ATGAGTCTAAAACTGTCTGCTCCTGAGCCACTTACAACTGAACATATCCTTGATGCGTTTGGTTGTGGGGAATCAACGTTAGATGAATGGTTAAAACGACGCGCTCTGACAAACCATTTAAACGGTGCAAGTCGTACTTTTGTTGTCGCGACTCACGATAAGAGTATTGTCGGTTATTATGCGCTCGCAGCCGGCGCTGTGTTGCACAGGGAAGCAACAGGGTCTGTTCGGCGTAATATGCCTGATCCAGTTCCGGTCATAGTATTGGGAAGATTGGCGGTCGACCTTCGCACTCAGGGATTAAAGCTAGGTGCATCATTGCTACAGGATGCCGTTCTTCGAGTTCATTCAATTGCTGAAAACACAGGTGTCAGAGCATTACTCGTACATGCACTTCATGAACCGGCTAAACAATTTTATGAACACTACGGTTTTACATCATCGCCAATTAATCCGATGACATTAATGCTGCGTATTTAA
- a CDS encoding TetR/AcrR family transcriptional regulator, whose translation MNTTTQLHNNEIREHILATGQRIMAGKGFSAVGLNEILKDAGVPKGSFYHYFSSKEAFGADMLAHYFDDYLADIDRTLGQPGLNMAQRLMNYWQQWRESQSFSDCQGKCLAVKLGAEVADLSDTMRLTLEAGTSGIISRLAQALETGVAEGSLTIDDTPRTVAESLYQLWVGASVMVKIVRNTGPFDSALITTRKIIHITP comes from the coding sequence ATGAATACTACAACGCAACTACATAACAATGAAATCCGCGAGCATATTCTGGCGACAGGTCAGCGTATTATGGCGGGTAAAGGATTTTCTGCGGTCGGATTGAACGAAATACTTAAAGATGCTGGTGTGCCTAAAGGCTCTTTCTATCATTACTTTAGTTCGAAAGAAGCTTTTGGCGCAGATATGCTGGCACACTATTTTGATGATTATCTGGCCGATATCGACAGGACACTGGGTCAGCCTGGTCTCAATATGGCTCAGCGGCTGATGAACTACTGGCAGCAGTGGCGAGAATCTCAGTCGTTCTCTGACTGTCAGGGTAAGTGTCTTGCCGTGAAATTAGGTGCTGAAGTTGCCGATCTTTCGGACACGATGCGCTTAACGCTAGAGGCAGGCACTTCCGGGATAATCTCGCGTCTGGCACAAGCGTTAGAAACGGGCGTAGCCGAGGGATCTCTCACTATTGACGATACGCCTCGCACCGTGGCAGAAAGCCTCTACCAGCTTTGGGTAGGTGCAAGCGTCATGGTCAAGATTGTTCGAAATACTGGCCCGTTTGATTCAGCGCTGATCACGACAAGAAAAATTATTCATATTACCCCCTAG
- a CDS encoding alpha/beta fold hydrolase: MKTIQVKDGSKIAYKDFGKGQTIIFSHGWPLSSDAWDAQMLFFGQQGFRVIAHDRRSHGNSSQTWDGNDMDTYAEDLSSLIEQLDLKDVVLVGHSTGGGEVARYIGTYGSARVSKAVLIGAVPPVMLQSEKNPGGLPMEVFDGIRAAVEKDRSQFYKDLTTPFFNYNRSSETPSEGVRESFWLQGMRGGIKGQYDCIKQFSEVDFTDDLKKIDVPTLIMHGDDDQIVPLADSAILSAQLVKDAQLKVYAGFGHGMTITQAGTINEDLLRFIEE, translated from the coding sequence ATGAAAACTATTCAGGTGAAAGACGGTTCTAAGATTGCATACAAAGACTTTGGCAAGGGACAAACCATTATTTTCTCCCACGGCTGGCCATTATCAAGTGATGCATGGGACGCGCAAATGTTGTTCTTCGGTCAGCAGGGGTTCCGTGTCATCGCTCACGATCGCCGCAGCCATGGCAACTCGAGTCAGACGTGGGACGGCAATGATATGGATACCTATGCTGAAGATTTATCATCACTCATCGAACAGTTAGATCTCAAAGACGTTGTTCTGGTTGGACACTCGACTGGCGGTGGTGAAGTCGCACGCTATATCGGAACGTATGGCTCGGCACGCGTCAGCAAAGCCGTACTTATCGGCGCAGTACCCCCGGTTATGCTGCAAAGTGAGAAAAATCCTGGCGGTCTGCCTATGGAAGTGTTTGATGGCATCCGTGCTGCGGTCGAAAAAGACCGTTCTCAGTTCTACAAGGATTTAACCACGCCGTTTTTCAACTATAACCGTTCATCAGAGACGCCTTCTGAGGGTGTGAGAGAAAGCTTTTGGCTTCAGGGGATGCGGGGTGGGATCAAAGGTCAATATGACTGTATCAAACAGTTCTCTGAGGTTGATTTCACTGATGACCTCAAGAAAATCGATGTGCCAACCCTGATCATGCATGGTGATGACGATCAGATCGTTCCGCTGGCTGACTCTGCCATTCTGTCCGCGCAACTTGTCAAAGATGCGCAGCTCAAGGTCTATGCTGGATTTGGCCACGGGATGACAATCACCCAAGCCGGGACGATTAATGAAGACCTGCTGCGATTCATTGAAGAGTAA
- a CDS encoding thioredoxin fold domain-containing protein, with amino-acid sequence MKHYFLASLFTIMTLPMATSAMALTPEASVKEIADNLVELNPITWTAPAEKYHMVVFIDNQCSYCSDVVKKVQQYTDAGLTMSFLTVAPPAIHDKVISDMARVWCSNSPRESLRNAMAGFLPNNDTSPACIRTIEQQSALANRVGIEVTPVMVVMQPSPVVFIGNVKPAEILKALKH; translated from the coding sequence ATGAAACATTACTTCCTTGCATCTTTGTTCACTATTATGACTCTGCCAATGGCAACCAGTGCAATGGCCTTAACACCTGAGGCATCTGTCAAGGAAATCGCTGATAACTTGGTTGAACTCAATCCCATAACATGGACCGCTCCTGCCGAAAAATATCACATGGTTGTCTTTATCGATAACCAATGTAGTTATTGTTCGGACGTGGTTAAAAAGGTTCAGCAGTATACGGATGCTGGACTTACCATGTCATTCCTTACGGTTGCTCCTCCGGCTATCCATGATAAAGTGATCAGCGATATGGCCAGGGTCTGGTGCTCCAACTCCCCACGTGAAAGCCTACGTAATGCAATGGCTGGTTTTTTACCGAATAATGACACTTCACCAGCCTGCATCAGGACAATAGAGCAGCAATCAGCACTCGCGAATCGTGTCGGTATTGAGGTTACACCAGTGATGGTTGTTATGCAGCCTTCGCCAGTTGTGTTTATTGGGAATGTAAAGCCCGCTGAAATCCTCAAGGCATTAAAGCATTAG
- a CDS encoding efflux RND transporter periplasmic adaptor subunit — protein METTPAQDVERGSKRKRNFIILFFILVIAAGGILAWYLLYARFYESTDDAYVNGNQVTLTPQIGGTVTQVTVDEGDFVQKGQPLVLLDPSDTEIALQQAEANLANTVRQVRGLYSTADNYRAQVAAKKVALQTAQNDYTRRQKIFSSGAISSEDLSHYRDAVTSAQSDLAAAQEALRTNTAMVDDTVIDSHPEIKSAVATLRQRFLDNARTTIVAPVSGYVAKRAVQLGMRVDSGTTLLAIVPLSEVWVDANFKESQMYSMRLGQKVTLNADLYGDNVEYHGTIESLGIGTGSAFSLLPAQNASGNWIKIVQRLPVRITLDPRDMQKHPLRVGLSMNVRVDIRDDGGHLLPQQTVSTPRFSTDVYQNPLAEADKLVAKILHDNSKTVATGSR, from the coding sequence ATGGAAACCACACCAGCCCAAGATGTTGAGCGCGGTAGCAAGCGCAAACGTAATTTTATAATTTTGTTTTTTATTCTGGTGATTGCCGCCGGGGGAATACTGGCGTGGTATCTGCTTTACGCCCGCTTCTATGAATCTACCGATGATGCTTACGTAAATGGCAACCAGGTCACGCTTACGCCGCAGATTGGCGGTACGGTGACACAAGTGACGGTGGATGAAGGCGACTTTGTACAGAAAGGCCAGCCGCTGGTGCTGCTCGACCCGAGCGACACCGAAATCGCTCTGCAACAGGCGGAAGCTAACCTTGCGAACACCGTTCGTCAGGTTCGCGGTTTGTACAGCACGGCGGATAACTACCGTGCCCAGGTTGCGGCCAAAAAAGTCGCCTTGCAAACGGCACAAAATGACTATACCCGCCGCCAGAAGATCTTCTCTTCCGGCGCTATTTCTTCGGAAGATCTTTCTCACTACCGTGATGCGGTCACCAGCGCACAAAGCGATTTAGCCGCCGCGCAGGAAGCGTTACGCACCAATACTGCAATGGTCGACGACACCGTTATCGACAGTCATCCGGAAATCAAAAGTGCGGTTGCCACACTGCGCCAGCGCTTCCTGGACAACGCCCGCACTACCATCGTTGCACCCGTAAGCGGTTACGTAGCCAAACGCGCTGTGCAGCTGGGTATGCGCGTGGATTCCGGCACCACGCTGCTGGCTATCGTGCCGCTGAGTGAAGTGTGGGTGGATGCAAACTTCAAAGAAAGTCAGATGTACTCCATGCGCCTGGGCCAGAAGGTCACGCTCAATGCGGATCTTTACGGTGACAACGTTGAATACCACGGCACTATCGAAAGCCTGGGCATCGGGACCGGCAGTGCGTTCTCTCTGCTACCCGCCCAGAATGCCAGCGGCAACTGGATCAAGATTGTTCAGCGCCTGCCGGTGCGTATCACGCTTGATCCGCGCGATATGCAGAAGCACCCGCTGCGCGTTGGCCTGTCGATGAACGTCCGCGTGGATATCCGCGACGACGGCGGCCATTTGCTGCCGCAGCAAACCGTTAGCACCCCACGTTTCAGCACGGATGTGTATCAAAACCCGCTGGCGGAAGCGGACAAACTGGTGGCTAAAATCCTTCATGACAACAGCAAAACGGTTGCCACAGGCAGCCGTTAA
- a CDS encoding DUF1778 domain-containing protein, translating to MRDAAINLRALPEQRDLIDQAASLLGKNRSDFMLEVACERAQAILLDQVFFQLDTEKFHEFTAMLDAPQKANQGLERLMAVKAPWA from the coding sequence ATGCGTGACGCTGCGATTAATTTGCGCGCTTTGCCGGAACAACGTGATCTCATCGACCAAGCCGCCAGCCTATTGGGTAAAAACCGATCTGATTTTATGCTGGAAGTAGCGTGTGAACGCGCGCAGGCTATTTTGCTCGACCAGGTTTTCTTCCAGTTAGATACTGAAAAATTCCATGAATTCACAGCGATGCTTGACGCACCTCAAAAGGCAAATCAGGGTCTGGAACGGCTCATGGCAGTGAAAGCACCTTGGGCATGA
- a CDS encoding type 1 glutamine amidotransferase domain-containing protein, which produces MKILMVLTSHDKLGDTGRKTGFWLEELAAPYYAFKDAGAEITLASPKGGNPPLDPKSNEPDFQTEQTHRFEADAEATAHLASTVRLDSVSHADYDAVFYPGGHGPLWDLAEDKHSIALIEAFLAANKHVALVCHAPGVLRHVKTPEGKPLVAGRKVTGFTNSEEDAVGLTQIVPFLVEDELIAKGGIYSKGADWSSYVVTDGLLITGQNPTSSTEAAEELIKQLGA; this is translated from the coding sequence ATGAAAATTCTGATGGTCTTAACCTCACACGACAAACTGGGTGACACCGGCCGCAAAACCGGCTTCTGGCTGGAAGAACTGGCTGCACCTTACTACGCCTTTAAAGACGCAGGCGCAGAAATTACGCTGGCTTCACCGAAAGGCGGTAACCCGCCGTTAGACCCAAAAAGTAATGAGCCTGACTTCCAGACCGAGCAGACCCACCGCTTCGAGGCAGACGCAGAAGCAACCGCACACCTGGCGTCAACGGTTCGTCTCGACAGCGTTTCACACGCTGATTACGACGCCGTTTTTTATCCCGGTGGACACGGCCCTTTGTGGGACCTGGCCGAAGATAAACACTCCATCGCCCTTATCGAAGCCTTCCTGGCGGCAAACAAACACGTCGCTCTGGTCTGCCATGCGCCTGGCGTGCTGCGCCACGTTAAAACCCCGGAGGGAAAACCGCTGGTAGCAGGCCGTAAGGTCACCGGTTTTACCAACAGCGAAGAGGACGCCGTGGGCCTGACGCAGATTGTGCCTTTCCTGGTAGAAGACGAGCTGATTGCCAAAGGCGGGATTTACTCGAAAGGGGCGGACTGGAGTTCTTATGTTGTTACTGACGGCCTGCTGATCACCGGGCAAAACCCAACCTCCTCTACCGAGGCGGCAGAAGAACTGATTAAACAGCTGGGTGCATAA
- a CDS encoding DUF1778 domain-containing protein → MSALKKQRIDLRLNDEDKRMIEEAAAMTNQSVTQFMLSSASERAAEVIEQHRRLILNEESWELVMNAISNPAIPNERLKQAAKRLQSME, encoded by the coding sequence ATGTCCGCCCTGAAAAAACAACGAATCGATCTTAGATTAAACGACGAAGATAAAAGGATGATCGAGGAAGCGGCGGCAATGACAAATCAGTCTGTCACGCAATTTATGTTGAGCAGTGCCTCAGAACGTGCTGCCGAAGTTATTGAACAACACCGTAGACTGATCCTCAACGAGGAATCATGGGAGCTGGTGATGAATGCAATTAGCAATCCTGCGATTCCTAATGAAAGGCTGAAACAAGCAGCAAAACGTCTACAGAGTATGGAGTAA
- a CDS encoding DHA2 family efflux MFS transporter permease subunit yields MQDKAAFTPPTMWLAVLALSLATFMQVLDSTIANVALPTIAGNLGVSADQGTWVITSFAVCNAIALPLTGWFTRRFGQLKLFLGSVVMFTLSSFLCGLAHSMTELIIFRALQGFFAGPMFPMCQTLLLVIFPPSKRSMALALLSMVTVVAPIVGPITGGWITDNYSWPWIFYINVPIGIFATLVVWTQLRAREETTSHVPIDYIGIALLVMGVGLLQVVLDKGNDLDWFASLQIVIMTVISAISLVSFVIWELGERHPIVNLRLFKERNFAVGTLSLTLGYAAFFAINIILPQWLQTQMGYTAIWAGLAAAPMGVLPLLMTPFIGRYANKVDLRILASLSFLTMGASCLIRAQFNTDVDFRTIAQVQLFMGIGVAFFFMPVTTIVLSNLNGAEIAEGSGLATFFRVLGGSFASSLTTWIWSRREVFHHANLTESVSAYNPAAVNYIEKMGGLTQQNMASVDKTIEQQAYMMSTIDYFWILGWGFMALIVVIWFTRPPFSRSGPSGAPAAGH; encoded by the coding sequence ATGCAAGATAAGGCCGCATTTACGCCGCCCACTATGTGGCTGGCGGTGCTCGCATTGTCGCTGGCGACATTTATGCAGGTATTGGACTCCACCATTGCAAACGTTGCGCTGCCGACTATCGCCGGAAACCTTGGCGTTAGTGCGGACCAGGGGACGTGGGTTATCACCTCCTTTGCGGTATGTAACGCCATTGCCCTGCCGCTGACCGGCTGGTTTACCCGCCGGTTCGGGCAACTGAAGTTGTTTCTTGGTTCGGTGGTGATGTTTACGCTCAGCTCGTTCCTGTGCGGCTTAGCGCACAGCATGACCGAACTGATCATCTTTCGCGCCCTGCAGGGGTTTTTCGCAGGCCCGATGTTCCCGATGTGTCAGACGTTGCTGCTGGTGATCTTCCCCCCCAGCAAGCGAAGCATGGCGCTGGCGCTGCTGTCGATGGTGACGGTTGTCGCACCCATCGTCGGACCCATCACCGGAGGCTGGATCACCGATAACTATTCCTGGCCATGGATCTTCTACATCAATGTGCCAATCGGCATTTTTGCCACTCTCGTGGTCTGGACCCAGCTGCGTGCCCGTGAAGAAACGACGAGCCACGTGCCAATTGACTATATTGGCATTGCGCTGCTGGTGATGGGGGTTGGGTTGCTGCAGGTTGTATTAGATAAGGGCAACGATCTCGACTGGTTTGCTTCCCTGCAAATTGTCATCATGACGGTCATTTCCGCGATTTCTCTGGTGTCGTTTGTCATCTGGGAACTGGGCGAGCGCCATCCGATTGTTAACCTGCGCTTGTTCAAAGAACGCAACTTTGCCGTCGGCACGCTCTCGCTAACACTGGGCTACGCCGCGTTCTTCGCCATCAACATTATTCTGCCACAGTGGCTGCAAACTCAGATGGGCTATACGGCGATTTGGGCAGGGCTCGCCGCCGCACCCATGGGCGTACTGCCGTTATTGATGACGCCGTTTATTGGCCGCTATGCCAACAAAGTTGATCTGCGTATTCTGGCATCGCTGTCATTCCTTACGATGGGGGCATCCTGTCTCATCCGTGCACAGTTCAACACCGACGTGGATTTCCGCACCATTGCGCAAGTGCAGCTGTTTATGGGGATTGGCGTGGCGTTTTTCTTTATGCCTGTGACCACTATCGTCTTGTCGAATCTTAACGGTGCAGAAATCGCCGAAGGTTCCGGTCTGGCAACGTTCTTCCGCGTACTGGGCGGGTCGTTCGCCTCGTCGCTGACGACCTGGATTTGGTCCCGCAGAGAGGTATTCCACCATGCCAATCTGACGGAGAGCGTCTCTGCGTACAACCCGGCGGCGGTGAATTATATTGAGAAGATGGGGGGGCTCACCCAGCAGAATATGGCGTCTGTCGATAAAACCATTGAGCAGCAGGCCTATATGATGTCGACCATTGATTACTTCTGGATATTAGGCTGGGGTTTTATGGCGCTGATTGTGGTTATCTGGTTCACACGGCCACCCTTCAGTCGTTCTGGTCCGTCAGGTGCTCCGGCGGCAGGGCATTAA